The segment ACGAATCGTCTGCCGGGCGACACCCAGATCAGCCTGTTCTATAATCGTTCCAGAAACTTCCGGGCCGACGCCACCCGCCTGAGTCTGTCCGGCATCCCGGTTCCGAACGCGAGCGGCGACACCAAGGAATTCGGCGTTTCGATCACGACGCTCAACGACAAGCTGACGCTGCGGGTCAACCGTTTCCGGACGAAGGTGGCCAACGCCACCCTGGGCACGACCAGCGGCAACTCGATCGGCGGTCTCGGCAACAACGCGTACTTCATCGCGGACGGTTCTATCTGGGGCTACGGTTGGGCGACGCAGATGCAGGATTTCCTCGCTGGTCACCCCGCGAGTTCCGGCTACGGCGACTATGCCGGCAACGACGGGCTCCCCCGCAATACGCCGGAGGAGATCGCCGCCTATGACGCCTATAACCGCAACGGGGGTACGGCACCGAACGGCACACGTTACGTCGGTGGTCTGGCGATCGCCGATGCCTGGGTCCATGCACCGTTCCCGGCGAGTTTCTTCCGCAGCTATGCGCTGACGCCCGACATCGATCCCACGATCGGAGCGCAGAGCGGCCGGTTGGGCGATTCCTTCACGGCCGGGTACAGTCTTGCGTCCGGTGCTCCGGTGGGCGGCGGTTCGACCTTCGGTAATCACCACACCACCGTCGACACCAAGTCGACGGGCACGGAAATCGAGCTCTATGCGCAGCCGACGAAGAACTGGAACGTGTCGCTCAACTACTCGAAGGTCGACGCCACCTACGAGTCGATCGACACCGTGTCGAAGGACTTCATTGGTGCGATGACCCGGTTCATGAACGGGCCGGGCGGCCAGGTCCGCATGTGGTACAACGGCGGCCAGCCCCTGCAAGCGCAGTGGAACACCAGCATCGTCGCGCCCTACACGGTCTTCCTGAATGGTCTCGGTCGCGCCGCGCCTGAAGTCTCGCCGTGGCGGCTGAACGCGATCTCGACCTACACGTTCGACCATGGCCGGCTGAAGGGTCTGTTCGTCGGCGGCGCGGCGCGCCTCGAAGCGGGCCGGATCATCGGCTACCGGTTCAATCCGGACTTCGAAAATGCCAACACCAACGATCCCGATTACGCGGGCGTCGAGTTCCTTACCCAGGGCGGCTTGGACGTGAACCAGCCCTTCAAGGGCGACAACGAAACCCACGTCGACGTGTGGTTTGGCTACTCCTTCAAGGTGACGCGCGACGTCAACTGGCGGATCCAGGTCAACGTTCGAAACGTGGGCGAGGATAACAGTCTCGTGCCATCGCGACTCCAGCCCAACGGCGACCTCGCCCTGGCCCGCATTCAGGAGGGCATGAGCTGGCAGCTAACCAACACGTTCGAATTCTAGACTTCGGTCGCGATGTAGGAGCGTCATACCTCATCTCGACTGGGTAACGGGTCCGGCGGCGTCAGGCCGCCGGACTTTTCTCATTTTCGCGAAGCCACCATGCAGGCAACCTCCCCGACGTCACCACCAATTCGTGGGTGACTTCCTGTTCGCCATCCATCCTCCATGGCCGCCGCGATCGCTCCTCCCGCCGCCACTGGCGCCGTCCCCCGCAATCGCGGATGGCGAGCGAAGTGTCTGGCGCTCGCCGCGATTGTCCTCGTGGCCGGCGATGCGTGCGGCTCCGGGATCGCATCGGCCCCGCTGGCTCCGCGCTCGGCGCCGCGCGGCGCGACGATGTTCACCCGGCTCATGCCCGAGCGCACGGGCGTGAAGACGGAAAACCGCTATGCCGACCCCGAGATGTGGGCGCGCCGCTACCAGGAATTCCTCTTCGGCGCCGTCGGCACGGGGGTGGCGATCGGCGACTACGATGGCGACGGCCGGCCGGATATTTTCGCCGTCAGCAAGACCGAGAGCTGCCGGCTGTTTCGCAACCTCGGCGACTTCCGTTTCGAGGACGTGACCGAGCGCGCGGGCGTAGCGGACAAAGGTGCGGCCGCGGGTGTGTGGAAGCAGGGGGCCACGTTCGTCGACGTGAACAACGATGGCCGGCTCGATCTGTATGTCTGCCGCTTCGACGCCTCTAACCTGCTTTACGTCAACCAAGGCGACGGCAGGTTTCGCGAACTCGCGCACGACTACGGGCTCGACGTGTCGGACGCGAGCGGGATGGCGGCGTTCTGCGACTACGACCGCGATGGCCGGGTCGACGTCTACATCGCGACCAACCTGCTGAACATGATGCGCGGCCCGAACGGCCAGCGCGGCTATCTCCTTCACCAGCTGAGCAACGGAACCTTCGCGGACGTCAGCGCGGCGGCGGGCATCGCGGGCGCGACGCAGAGCCATTCGGCCACGTGGTGGGACTACGACAACGACGGCTGGCCCGACCTCTACGTTGCCAACGACTACGCTGCGCCAGACCGACTGTATCACAACAACCGCGATGGCACGTTCACCGATTCAGTCGACCGCGTGCTGCCGCACACGTCGTTCGCCTCGATGGGCGCGGATTTGGGCGACGTGAACAACGACGGGCTGATCGACTTTCTCTCGGCCGACATGGCCACGACGACGCACGAGAAGGATCAACGCAGCATGGCGGACACGCGCGGCCGCGCGGTCGATCCGCCCGATCTTGGCAACGAGGCGCCGCAGTATCCGCGCAGCGCTTTATATCTGAACACCGGGACCGCACGATGTCTGGAGGCGGCGGTTCTGGCCGGCATCGACGCGACCGACTGGACGTGGGGACCGCGGTTCGAGGATCTCGACAACGACGGCCGGCTCGACCTGTTCGTGCCGAATGGGATGTTCGTCGAGCAGAGCATCGACATCAACACGCGCATGCTCAGCGCCGAGACCACGGCGGAACGCGTGCGGATCATGCGGCAGAGTCCGGTGCTGAACGAGGAGAACCTCGCGTTCCGTTCTGCGGGCCAGCAGAACGGCGATCTCGCGTTCGAGAACGTCGGGGCGGCGTGGGGACTGGATCACAAAGGCATCAGCTTCGGCGCGGCGTTCGGGGACTTCGACGACGATGGCGATCTGGACCTCGTCTACGCCAACTATCAGGACAGCGTGGCCGTGCTGCGCAATGACAGCGACACCGGTCATCGGGTGATCGTCGAACTGCGGGGAACCACCTCCAATCATTTCGGGGTCGGCGCGACGGTGCACATCGCGACGTCCGCGGGCGTGCAGGTACGTCAGCTGTGGTTGGCGCGCGGCTACATGTCGAGCAGTGAGCCGGTGGTGCATTTTGGTTTGGGGGAGGAGAGGGAGATCAGGGAGCTGACGGTGAGGTGGCCGAGCGGGGCGGTGCAGCGGTTCGAGCACGTGGTGGCGGACCGGCGGTATACGATCACGGAGCCGGCCGCTGGTGTAGCCGGGGTCGGTGACCCCGGGTCGGGTTCATCCTCCTTCGCGAAAGCTACGGAGGACAAGACGAGCCCGGCTACAACAAGTCTCTTCGCGGAAACGAGTGAAGCGCACGGGCTGGCGGTGACCTCGCGGGAGGAGCCGGTGGACGAAGTGGCGTTGCAGCGGTTGCTGCCGACGCGGTTCAACCGGCGCGGACCGGCGCTGGCGGTGGGCGACGTGAACGGGGACGGGATCGAAGACGTGGTGATCGGGGGCACGACGCAGACCGCCGCGCAGGTGCGGCTTGGTTCTGCGCCTGGCAACGACCCGGCTGCGGATGCCGGAGCGGCGTTCCCGACCGACATGGTGAACGACGGGCCGGTGCTGCTGTTCGATGCGATGGGCGATGGGCGGCCGGCGCTGCTGGTGACGAAGGGCGGCAACAGTTTGCCGGCGGGCGCGGCGGAGTATCAGCCGAAGCTTTACGTGCAGGACGAGCCGGGGCGGTTTCGGCTGGCCGCCGGTGCGCTGCCGGAGCTGTCGCTGAGCGTGGGCGCGGCGGCGGTGGCGGACT is part of the Opitutus terrae PB90-1 genome and harbors:
- a CDS encoding FG-GAP-like repeat-containing protein, yielding MAAAIAPPAATGAVPRNRGWRAKCLALAAIVLVAGDACGSGIASAPLAPRSAPRGATMFTRLMPERTGVKTENRYADPEMWARRYQEFLFGAVGTGVAIGDYDGDGRPDIFAVSKTESCRLFRNLGDFRFEDVTERAGVADKGAAAGVWKQGATFVDVNNDGRLDLYVCRFDASNLLYVNQGDGRFRELAHDYGLDVSDASGMAAFCDYDRDGRVDVYIATNLLNMMRGPNGQRGYLLHQLSNGTFADVSAAAGIAGATQSHSATWWDYDNDGWPDLYVANDYAAPDRLYHNNRDGTFTDSVDRVLPHTSFASMGADLGDVNNDGLIDFLSADMATTTHEKDQRSMADTRGRAVDPPDLGNEAPQYPRSALYLNTGTARCLEAAVLAGIDATDWTWGPRFEDLDNDGRLDLFVPNGMFVEQSIDINTRMLSAETTAERVRIMRQSPVLNEENLAFRSAGQQNGDLAFENVGAAWGLDHKGISFGAAFGDFDDDGDLDLVYANYQDSVAVLRNDSDTGHRVIVELRGTTSNHFGVGATVHIATSAGVQVRQLWLARGYMSSSEPVVHFGLGEEREIRELTVRWPSGAVQRFEHVVADRRYTITEPAAGVAGVGDPGSGSSSFAKATEDKTSPATTSLFAETSEAHGLAVTSREEPVDEVALQRLLPTRFNRRGPALAVGDVNGDGIEDVVIGGTTQTAAQVRLGSAPGNDPAADAGAAFPTDMVNDGPVLLFDAMGDGRPALLVTKGGNSLPAGAAEYQPKLYVQDEPGRFRLAAGALPELSLSVGAAAVADFDRDGRLDVFLGARVLPGLYPLAPQSALLRNRGPATAGFEDATELLAPALRNVGLVTSALWSDVDQDGWPDLLVALEWGRVTCFHNEQGRGFSDWTERAGFAAAGTGWWTSLAAADFNGDGRMDYVAGNVGLNTQYRASAAQPALLFYGDFRRDGGEPQLIEAYYEGDKLYPWRSRRDLGAAIPSVLKRFPRNNAYARATLSEILGEEKLAAADKFMATELRSGVFLSQPDDTWRFTPLPRIAQIAPLQGMVAGDFDGDGQADLYAVQNSYAPIAVVGRFDGGLSQLLRGDGRGGFEPVPPAQSGLVVPGDAKALAVLDLGQDGWPDFLVTRNNASTLVFERQHEPGLRSVRVQLRGPAGNPTAIGARLTAHYRDGHAQSVELQAGSGHASQSLAAAFFGDRADNPLARISVRWPDGATTQHDVTGTTPVIILPAPR